The proteins below come from a single Synechococcus sp. WH 8101 genomic window:
- a CDS encoding Nif11-like leader peptide family natural product precursor yields the protein MSEEQLKAFLEAVKAESGLQEKLKTVKDVDAVVEIAKTAGFVISAEEMMRAQAEVSEEDLEGVAGGVLYCYSTYPTSNSYCTK from the coding sequence ATGTCAGAAGAGCAACTCAAAGCATTCCTGGAAGCCGTCAAGGCTGAATCAGGTCTTCAAGAGAAGCTAAAGACAGTAAAAGATGTGGATGCCGTGGTGGAGATTGCTAAGACTGCGGGCTTTGTGATTTCTGCTGAGGAAATGATGAGAGCTCAGGCAGAGGTTTCAGAAGAGGATCTGGAAGGTGTGGCTGGTGGTGTACTGTACTGTTATTCTACCTATCCTACCTCTAATTCTTACTGTACTAAATAA
- a CDS encoding RNA-binding protein, with amino-acid sequence MTIYVGNLSFDAEVEDLQHLFSEYGSVSKCSLPLDRETGRKRGFAFVDMADANAENKAISDLQDVEWMGRSIRVNKAEPRPTPSFSNSRW; translated from the coding sequence ATGACAATTTACGTTGGCAACCTCTCCTTCGACGCCGAAGTTGAGGACCTTCAACACCTCTTTTCTGAGTACGGATCGGTCAGCAAGTGCAGCCTACCTCTGGATCGCGAAACCGGTCGCAAACGCGGTTTCGCGTTTGTCGACATGGCCGACGCCAATGCCGAAAACAAGGCCATTTCCGATCTTCAGGACGTGGAGTGGATGGGCCGATCGATCAGGGTGAACAAGGCCGAGCCTCGTCCCACACCTTCGTTCAGCAACAGCCGCTGGTGA
- a CDS encoding ISAs1 family transposase, producing the protein MTVKSNQKILYRQIGCQFEGKRKIPFAATDVEKRHGRQTRWELKAKEAPEHIKANWPGSAWIVEVITSSTTLKGKRDIACHRFITSLRTTPDALLRLVRQRWSIENEWHWVRDTQLGEDAHRYTNRTGVGVFSFLRTVVMNLLRRGGYRSIRQGFRELAYDIKGMLALGGVRLAQANSE; encoded by the coding sequence TTGACCGTCAAATCCAACCAAAAGATCCTGTACCGGCAGATCGGCTGCCAGTTCGAGGGAAAGCGCAAGATCCCTTTTGCAGCAACGGATGTCGAGAAGCGGCACGGACGCCAGACACGCTGGGAACTCAAGGCCAAAGAGGCGCCAGAGCACATCAAGGCGAACTGGCCAGGCAGCGCCTGGATCGTGGAGGTGATCACCAGCAGCACGACCCTCAAAGGCAAGCGGGACATCGCCTGCCACAGATTCATCACCAGCCTGCGCACCACACCAGATGCTCTGCTGCGACTGGTCCGTCAGCGATGGAGCATTGAGAACGAGTGGCACTGGGTGCGCGATACGCAGCTCGGTGAGGACGCACACCGCTACACCAATCGGACCGGTGTCGGCGTGTTCTCCTTCCTGCGAACCGTGGTGATGAACCTGCTGCGCCGTGGTGGCTATCGCTCAATCCGCCAGGGCTTCCGGGAGCTGGCCTACGACATCAAAGGGATGCTGGCGTTGGGTGGGGTTCGGCTCGCGCAGGCGAATTCCGAATGA
- a CDS encoding thermonuclease family protein: MRRRFRTLLGPLLGACLLVGLGDWQVHAAPANVVSVGDGDTLRVRKAGQTITIRLACIDALESSQKPHGAQASQAL, translated from the coding sequence TTGAGAAGACGGTTCCGAACTCTGCTCGGCCCCCTGCTTGGCGCCTGTCTGCTCGTAGGGCTTGGTGATTGGCAGGTCCACGCAGCCCCCGCCAACGTGGTGTCGGTCGGCGATGGCGACACCCTCAGGGTGCGCAAGGCGGGGCAGACGATCACCATCCGCCTTGCCTGCATCGACGCGCTGGAGAGCAGCCAGAAACCCCATGGCGCCCAGGCCAGCCAGGCGCTCTAA
- a CDS encoding thermonuclease family protein → MVPIGSGIDLRIKTTDRYGRSIAEITRGGRNINQALVASRAAFVYWQYIKGCDRQTYSRLETEARLKGLGVWSTGRGITRTGDPGCPASPGQRGSSPRQRWSHGPAFFRRGSHQLHQPAA, encoded by the coding sequence CTGGTTCCGATCGGCAGTGGCATCGATCTGCGCATCAAGACCACCGATCGCTACGGGCGCTCCATTGCCGAGATCACTCGCGGTGGGCGCAACATCAACCAGGCCCTGGTGGCCTCAAGAGCAGCGTTTGTTTACTGGCAGTACATCAAAGGCTGTGACCGGCAGACCTACAGCCGCCTGGAAACCGAGGCGCGCCTCAAGGGTCTTGGCGTCTGGAGCACAGGCCGCGGCATCACCCGCACCGGGGACCCCGGATGCCCTGCTTCTCCTGGCCAACGCGGGAGTTCTCCCCGCCAGCGCTGGAGCCATGGACCCGCGTTTTTCCGCCGAGGCTCTCACCAGCTGCATCAGCCGGCTGCTTGA
- a CDS encoding ISAs1 family transposase, producing MPETASVAADLSAPDDLINFLKAIPDGRYRRGVRYPQWFLLLVAVLGILSGCRSSRDLEAFAKRHREALNQALDLNFKRWPSDATFLYLFNKAHLQQFGEVLQAWMISQIPGGAEGLDQLVCDGKTLRGSAIETDDGNHRFVAQVTVYARALGVALAQTTYDTHESSEKAALKELLSTLDLNGVLIQADALHTTQAFFAGAWSRGPTSC from the coding sequence ATGCCCGAAACCGCCTCCGTTGCAGCTGATCTGAGCGCACCGGATGATCTGATCAACTTTCTCAAGGCCATTCCCGACGGCCGCTACCGGCGTGGCGTGCGTTACCCGCAGTGGTTCCTGCTGTTGGTGGCGGTGCTTGGGATCCTGAGCGGCTGCAGGAGCTCTCGCGATCTGGAGGCTTTTGCCAAGCGGCACCGGGAGGCGCTGAACCAGGCCCTGGACCTGAACTTCAAGCGCTGGCCGTCAGATGCCACCTTCCTTTACCTGTTCAATAAGGCGCATCTTCAGCAGTTTGGCGAGGTGCTGCAGGCCTGGATGATCAGCCAGATCCCAGGTGGCGCCGAGGGTCTGGACCAACTGGTCTGCGACGGGAAAACCCTGCGGGGCTCCGCCATCGAGACAGATGACGGCAACCACCGGTTCGTTGCCCAGGTCACCGTCTACGCCCGAGCCCTTGGGGTGGCGTTGGCCCAGACGACCTATGACACCCACGAGTCCAGTGAGAAGGCAGCGCTCAAGGAGCTGCTCAGCACGCTTGATCTCAATGGCGTCCTGATCCAGGCCGACGCACTGCACACGACACAGGCGTTTTTCGCTGGTGCCTGGAGCAGGGGGCCGACCTCCTGTTGA
- a CDS encoding SRPBCC domain-containing protein: protein MTISLQHSINVKASPAEVYQALTNLDQIARWHCGQVNGEVAIGQTLTLESDEGPTFTWTTRELIPNSKIVQECTQGPGSSTGKALTFQLRASGQQSSIELSHDGWDPADPHLPRCNTHWGHVLHRLKAYVDQ, encoded by the coding sequence ATGACGATCTCACTGCAGCACAGCATCAACGTGAAGGCTTCGCCCGCCGAGGTATATCAAGCGCTCACAAACCTCGACCAAATTGCTCGATGGCACTGCGGTCAGGTGAATGGAGAGGTCGCGATTGGTCAAACTCTGACGCTGGAGAGCGACGAAGGGCCGACATTCACTTGGACAACACGCGAGCTGATTCCTAATTCTAAGATTGTCCAAGAGTGCACACAGGGCCCTGGTTCTTCGACCGGTAAAGCCCTTACTTTTCAGCTGCGTGCGTCAGGCCAACAATCATCGATTGAGTTGAGCCATGACGGCTGGGATCCCGCTGATCCGCATCTCCCTAGGTGTAATACGCATTGGGGGCATGTGCTTCATCGGCTGAAGGCTTACGTCGATCAATAG
- a CDS encoding galactose oxidase produces MQRPVMVPVSADCEGWPYLPPELLRPSRSRQVCMTCHWFRHHAGASCITLLCCQLHQGLIAQGEHLSRRCHGWSEAQALRQGWAPEVG; encoded by the coding sequence GTGCAGAGGCCCGTGATGGTGCCAGTGAGCGCTGACTGCGAAGGCTGGCCCTACCTGCCACCCGAACTGCTCCGGCCCAGCCGCAGCCGCCAGGTCTGCATGACCTGCCACTGGTTTCGCCATCACGCCGGCGCGAGCTGCATCACCCTGCTCTGTTGCCAGTTGCATCAGGGCCTGATCGCCCAGGGTGAACACCTCAGCCGCCGCTGTCATGGCTGGAGCGAAGCACAGGCGCTGCGGCAGGGCTGGGCGCCGGAAGTGGGGTGA
- a CDS encoding PIN domain nuclease, with product MTLLVDTSLWIDFTRSRSPLALKQFIAPYVLDPTAHLAEPVRFEVLRAATGREARQLQAQFASLPLLTTPENLWQRAIDLGQACRQIGRTLLSLDLLIAAVALHHNAVLVTFDADFEAIASVSALRLNRLTRPV from the coding sequence ATGACCCTGCTCGTTGACACCAGCCTCTGGATCGACTTCACCCGGAGCCGCAGCCCGCTAGCCCTGAAGCAATTCATTGCGCCATATGTGCTGGATCCCACAGCCCACCTGGCTGAACCGGTGCGTTTCGAGGTGCTCCGCGCCGCGACGGGGCGGGAGGCTCGCCAGCTGCAGGCCCAGTTCGCCAGCTTGCCCCTGCTCACCACCCCAGAGAACCTCTGGCAACGGGCCATCGATCTTGGCCAAGCCTGCCGTCAGATCGGCCGCACGTTGCTGAGCCTGGATCTGCTGATAGCCGCAGTAGCCCTGCACCACAACGCCGTGCTGGTCACCTTTGACGCCGACTTTGAAGCCATCGCCTCGGTGAGCGCTCTGCGTCTCAACCGCCTGACCCGCCCTGTCTGA
- a CDS encoding UbiD family decarboxylase, producing the protein MSFKDLRAFLAKLEEEGQLLRIQEAVLPEPDISAAMSANNKGFGETAPALLFENIKGYTEETCLAANVHGSWPNIALAFGMPKNTPLKQLASEFNRRYQNFSKGCIEERESAPWQENCLEGDAINLFALMPHFRLNSGDGGLYINKASIVSRHPDHMDDFDQQNVGMYRLQVKGPRHLSIQMVPDHDIAVHFKAAEESNRPLDIVISIGNEPLLPLVASMPLLYGQDEYNMCSALSGEPYPVVTLDSKLQAPWGAEYVLEAKILPRVREPDGPYGEFTGHLSGIRNMCSVEVTRVYHRTKPLYEYCAIGMPWTEIDYMFLNTSPALYVQLKEKFPEVVAVNALYTHGLVVIVSTEMRVGGFAKTIGMSVLQTPHGTGYAKVVIVVDADVDPYNLPQVMWALSTKFNPKFDCVIIPGCSILALDPGSDPVGISHKMILDAATPVPPDDHGDYSMQIKDPPEAQDWLPKLQELMQSISSSAV; encoded by the coding sequence ATGTCTTTTAAGGATCTCAGGGCTTTTCTGGCCAAGCTTGAGGAAGAGGGGCAGTTGCTTCGCATTCAGGAAGCAGTGTTGCCGGAGCCCGATATCTCGGCAGCTATGAGTGCTAATAATAAAGGCTTTGGCGAGACGGCGCCAGCTTTGTTGTTTGAGAATATTAAGGGCTACACCGAAGAGACGTGTTTGGCGGCAAATGTTCATGGCTCATGGCCGAATATTGCGCTTGCTTTTGGAATGCCCAAAAATACGCCACTGAAGCAACTTGCTTCAGAGTTTAATCGTAGATATCAAAACTTCTCGAAAGGCTGTATCGAGGAGCGGGAATCTGCGCCATGGCAGGAGAATTGCCTCGAAGGGGATGCAATCAACCTATTTGCATTGATGCCCCACTTTCGCCTTAATTCTGGAGATGGAGGGCTGTACATCAACAAGGCCTCCATTGTGTCACGGCATCCGGATCACATGGATGACTTTGACCAGCAGAATGTGGGGATGTACAGGTTGCAGGTTAAGGGGCCTAGGCATCTGAGCATCCAGATGGTGCCCGATCATGATATTGCTGTTCACTTCAAAGCCGCTGAAGAAAGCAATCGGCCGCTTGACATTGTGATCTCGATAGGCAACGAGCCGCTGCTTCCGCTGGTGGCCAGTATGCCATTGCTTTATGGTCAAGATGAATACAATATGTGCAGTGCTCTCAGTGGAGAGCCTTATCCTGTTGTCACCCTGGATAGCAAATTACAGGCGCCCTGGGGTGCTGAATATGTTCTCGAGGCGAAGATCTTGCCCCGTGTTCGAGAGCCCGATGGTCCCTACGGAGAGTTTACGGGGCATCTTTCGGGTATTCGCAATATGTGCAGCGTCGAGGTGACGAGGGTTTATCACCGTACCAAGCCGCTCTATGAGTACTGCGCCATTGGCATGCCATGGACAGAGATCGACTACATGTTCTTGAACACAAGTCCTGCTCTCTATGTGCAACTTAAAGAGAAGTTTCCCGAGGTCGTCGCTGTTAATGCCTTGTATACCCACGGCCTTGTGGTGATCGTTTCGACAGAGATGCGCGTTGGTGGTTTTGCTAAAACAATCGGAATGTCTGTCTTGCAGACGCCACATGGAACCGGTTACGCCAAGGTTGTGATCGTCGTTGATGCCGATGTGGATCCTTATAACCTTCCGCAAGTGATGTGGGCGCTGTCAACTAAGTTCAATCCGAAGTTTGACTGTGTGATTATTCCGGGTTGCTCAATCCTGGCATTGGACCCTGGCTCCGATCCTGTTGGCATCTCTCACAAAATGATTCTCGATGCGGCGACACCCGTGCCGCCCGATGATCACGGAGATTATTCCATGCAAATCAAGGATCCTCCTGAGGCCCAGGATTGGCTGCCAAAGCTTCAAGAGCTGATGCAGTCCATTTCGTCATCTGCCGTTTAA
- a CDS encoding thiamine pyrophosphate-binding protein, whose amino-acid sequence MTYTGGDLIRDFLDLEEISYVFGNPGTTETTFLDAVGRSKAQYLLALHESSAVGIAAGYAMATRKPAIVSLHTYPGLANGLFNMRNALLSGVPLLVMNGQQDSRFLIHNPVLGAPNAQLAETATKYSFEVAQAEDLPIALQRCWLQARLQPSGPVFLSVPMNFMQEPMAEVGLRRTTVLDDVVPAGLHQLAHALRDPDAGPMAIVADYAVGASGAVTHLSQLASHLQADLYSAPFHVQGVVDPLHPNYKGQLPATTREIRKLLSQYKRLLLLGEKIDTFTFNGEQAIPANLKIFHLAPSTRQLGFDYPCDLAVLGDVGACLKALVDQLAAPALPSFQCDDATLLAQLRAEYPDHGAHASDALILDVLQQLPRQCHLITEGSSEDALVQRMAITLGFSNVHFAPRGGGLGWAMPLGVGLSLGSKQPAVCFVGDGGAQFSIHSIWSAARYRIPVVFVCFVNREYRILKDLWCGALNTSFDQAQFIGLDFDDPALDLQSIARGYGARTSWLRDTTTVEQEIQAALQHQGPSCLFIEREP is encoded by the coding sequence ATGACCTACACCGGAGGCGATCTGATCCGCGATTTTCTGGATCTTGAAGAAATCTCATACGTCTTCGGCAATCCAGGAACCACAGAAACCACATTTCTCGATGCGGTGGGGCGCTCCAAGGCTCAATACCTCTTGGCGCTTCACGAATCGAGTGCCGTGGGGATTGCAGCGGGATACGCCATGGCGACCCGCAAGCCCGCGATCGTGAGTCTCCACACCTACCCGGGCTTGGCGAATGGTTTGTTCAACATGCGCAACGCCCTTCTCTCGGGGGTGCCGTTGCTGGTGATGAATGGTCAACAGGACTCCCGTTTTCTGATCCATAACCCAGTACTGGGAGCCCCCAACGCCCAACTGGCTGAAACAGCCACCAAATACAGCTTTGAGGTTGCGCAGGCGGAAGATCTTCCGATTGCCCTGCAGCGCTGTTGGCTACAGGCCCGTCTTCAACCGAGTGGTCCGGTTTTTCTCTCAGTTCCCATGAATTTCATGCAGGAACCGATGGCTGAGGTGGGGCTGCGGCGCACAACAGTGCTTGATGACGTGGTGCCAGCCGGCCTGCATCAGCTCGCCCATGCATTGCGTGACCCTGACGCTGGACCCATGGCCATCGTGGCCGACTACGCCGTGGGGGCATCAGGTGCTGTGACGCACCTCAGCCAGCTGGCCTCTCATCTGCAAGCCGATCTGTATTCAGCACCATTCCATGTGCAGGGCGTGGTGGATCCCTTGCATCCCAACTACAAGGGGCAATTGCCAGCTACAACCCGTGAGATCCGGAAGCTCTTAAGCCAATACAAACGCCTGCTGTTACTCGGCGAGAAGATCGACACCTTCACCTTCAATGGCGAACAGGCCATTCCGGCCAACCTCAAGATCTTCCATCTCGCTCCCTCAACGCGCCAGTTGGGTTTCGATTACCCCTGTGACCTCGCGGTTCTGGGCGATGTGGGCGCCTGCTTGAAGGCTTTGGTCGATCAGCTCGCTGCTCCTGCGTTACCCAGTTTTCAGTGCGATGACGCCACGCTGTTGGCTCAACTGCGGGCGGAGTATCCAGATCATGGAGCTCATGCAAGTGACGCCCTGATACTGGATGTGTTGCAGCAGCTGCCACGCCAGTGTCACCTCATCACCGAAGGGTCTTCAGAAGATGCATTGGTCCAGCGGATGGCCATCACACTGGGCTTCAGCAACGTTCATTTCGCACCCCGTGGGGGTGGTCTGGGCTGGGCGATGCCACTGGGTGTAGGCCTGTCACTGGGTTCGAAGCAGCCTGCGGTATGTTTTGTGGGTGATGGAGGCGCTCAGTTTTCAATCCACTCCATCTGGAGCGCTGCGCGTTATCGCATCCCTGTGGTGTTCGTTTGTTTTGTGAATCGTGAGTACCGAATCCTGAAAGACCTTTGGTGTGGAGCCCTCAATACAAGTTTCGATCAGGCTCAATTTATTGGTCTTGATTTTGATGATCCGGCACTTGACCTGCAATCCATTGCCCGTGGCTACGGCGCTCGCACAAGCTGGTTGCGCGATACAACCACGGTGGAGCAGGAGATTCAAGCAGCGCTTCAGCATCAAGGCCCTTCCTGTCTATTCATCGAACGGGAACCCTGA
- a CDS encoding non-oxidative hydroxyarylic acid decarboxylases subunit D, with protein MPDPDFATCPRCNCKTTEVQFRSPVHGAWELYRCTTCMFTWRSTEPASMTNPDLYDPVFKIDPNDLSSFPVMPAIPPLKDNTRREAKQ; from the coding sequence ATGCCAGATCCAGACTTCGCAACTTGCCCTCGCTGCAATTGCAAAACAACGGAGGTTCAGTTCCGTTCACCCGTTCATGGGGCCTGGGAACTCTACCGATGCACCACTTGCATGTTTACGTGGAGAAGCACAGAGCCAGCTTCAATGACCAATCCTGACCTTTATGACCCAGTCTTTAAGATTGATCCCAATGATCTTTCCAGCTTCCCTGTGATGCCAGCGATTCCCCCACTCAAAGACAATACCCGCCGGGAGGCCAAGCAATGA